One stretch of Anas acuta chromosome W, bAnaAcu1.1, whole genome shotgun sequence DNA includes these proteins:
- the LOC137846883 gene encoding olfactory receptor 14C36-like, which produces MCNNSSITEFLLLAFTDTRELQLLHFGLFLGIYLAALLGNGLILTAVACDHHLHTPMYYFVLNLALNDLGCISTTLPKAMSNLLWDTKAIPYSGCVAQLFLIIFLNLAELSLLTVMAYDRYVAICKPLHYGSLLGSRACAQMAAAAWGSGFLQAVLHIANIFSLPLCCGNSLNQFFCEIPQILKLSCSDSYIREVQLSTVTAFLFGGCFVFIVLSYVQIFRAVLRMPSEQGRHKAFSTCLPHLAVVSLFLSTVIFAHLKPPSISSLSLDVVLAFLYLVVPPVVNPFIYSMRNKEIKVAMWKVMTGWFS; this is translated from the coding sequence ATGTGTAACAACAGCTCCAtcactgagttcctcctgctggcattcacaGACACGCGTGAGCTGCAGCTCTTACACtttgggctcttcctgggcatctacctggctgccctcctgggcaacggcctcatcctcactgctgtAGCCTGtgaccaccacctccacacccccatgtatTACTTCGTCCTCAACCTTGCCCTCAatgacctgggctgcatctccactactctgcccaaagccatgtcCAATTTGCTCTGGGACACCAAGGCCATTCCCTATTCAGGATGTGTTGCACAGCTCTTTCTTATAATCTTTTTGAATTTAGCAGAACTTTCGcttctcactgtcatggcctacgaccgctacgttgccatctgcaagcccctgcactacgggagcctcctgggcagcagagcttgtgcccagatggcagcagctgcctggggcagtggctttctccaAGCTGTGCTGCACATTGCCAACATATTTTCACTGCCCCTCTGCTGTGGCAATTCTCTcaaccagttcttctgtgaaatcccccagatcctcaagctctcttGCTCAGACTCGTACATAAGGGAAGTTCAACTTAGTACGGTTACTGCTTTTCTAtttgggggttgttttgttttcattgtgctgtcctatgtgcagatcttcagggctgtgctgaggatgccctctgagcagggccggcacaaagccttctccacgtgcctccctcacctggctgtggtctccctcttTCTCAGCACAGTTATCTTTGCCCACCTGAAGCCCCCATCaatttcctccctttccctggATGTTGTTCTGGCATTTCTGTACTTGGTGGTGCCTCCAGTAGTGAACCccttcatctacagcatgaggaacaaggagaTCAAGGTTGCCATGTGGAAAGTGATGACTGGGTGGTTTTCTTGA